Proteins encoded by one window of Molothrus aeneus isolate 106 chromosome 16, BPBGC_Maene_1.0, whole genome shotgun sequence:
- the SSTR5 gene encoding somatostatin receptor type 5: protein MDPLYFSSTFSMEAAPGQANSSLLPNGTENATLPAPPPFQYIHKVLIPICYLLVCALGLSGNALVIYVVLRHAKMKTVTNIYILNLAVADVLFMLGLPFLATQNAISYWPFGSFLCRLVMTVDGINQFTSIFCLTVMSMDRYLAVVHPIKSTKWRRPRVAKLISATVWTFSFLVVLPVIIFSDVQEDFQTCNMNWPEPVNVWSAAFIIYTSVLGFFGPLLVICLCYLLIVVKVKSSGIRVGSTRRRRSERKVTRMVVIIVVVFVFCWLPFYTMNIVNLILILPADPVLEGLYFFMVVLSYANSCANPILYGFLSDNFKQSFQKVLCLRKGDGAEDGEPVEHRQENSSRLQESMLTQRNVEFNGHMQTSKV, encoded by the coding sequence ATGGATCCTCTGTACTTCTCCAGCACGTTCAGCATGGAGGCCGCTCCCGGCCAGGCCaactcctccctgctgcccaacGGGACGGAGAACGCGACGCTGCCGGCGCCGCCGCCGTTCCAGTACATCCACAAGGTGCTCATTCCCATCTGCTACCTGCTGGTgtgtgccctggggctcagcgGCAACGCCCTGGTCATCTACGTGGTGCTGCGCCACGCCAAGATGAAGACGGTCACCAACATCTACATCCTCAACCTGGCCGTGGCCGACGTGCTCTTCATGCTGGGCCTGCCCTTCCTGGCCACCCAAAACGCCATCTCCTACTGGCCCTTCGGCTCCTTCCTCTGCCGCCTGGTGATGACCGTGGACGGCATCAACCAGTTCACCAGCATCTTCTGCCTGACGGTGATGAGCATGGACCGCTACCTGGCCGTGGTGCACCCCATCAAATCCACCAAGTGGAGACGCCCCAGGGTGGCCAAGCTCATCAGTGCCACGGTCTGGACCTTCTCCTTCTTGGTGGTGCTGCCCGTGATCATCTTCTCGGACGTGCAGGAGGATTTCCAGACGTGCAACATGAACTGGCCGGAGCCGGTCAACGTCTGGTCGGCGGCGTTCATCATCTACACCTCGGTGCTGGGCTTCTTCGGGCCCTTGCTGGTCATCTGCCTGTGCTACCTGCTGATCGTGGTCAAGGTGAAGTCCTCGGGGATCCGCGTGGGCTCCACGCGGCGCCGCAGGTCGGAGCGGAAGGTCACCAGGATGGTGGTGATCATCGTAGTGGTCTTCGTGTTCTGCTGGCTGCCCTTCTACACCATGAACATCGTCAACCTGATCCTCATCCTGCCCGCCGACCCCGTCCTCGAGGGGCTCTACTTCTTCATGGTGGTGCTGAGCTACGCCAACAGCTGTGCCAACCCCATCCTCTACGGCTTCCTCTCCGACAACTTCAAGCAGAGCTTCCAGAAGGTTCTCTGCCTCCGGAAGGGTGATGGAGCGGAGGATGGAGAGCCCgtggagcacaggcaggagaaCAGCAGCCGCCTGCAGGAGTCCATGCTGACCCAGAGGAACGTGGAGTTCAACGGGCACATGCAGACCAGCAAGGTCTGA
- the C1QTNF8 gene encoding LOW QUALITY PROTEIN: complement C1q tumor necrosis factor-related protein 8 (The sequence of the model RefSeq protein was modified relative to this genomic sequence to represent the inferred CDS: inserted 5 bases in 3 codons; substituted 1 base at 1 genomic stop codon) produces the protein MWFWVLWWSFFHPFFFLNLNFFXIFISIPGRGPAEFQTGSESXRNXSGTKAQEPGTSWCKQRKPGXKNSFCQGFLRIQADFPCFSWIPARELQPGWRAAAAAAEEQRGKENPGILRDQVRRMSSVILLLLLLPAGNAGSQEEQALPRRRLACVRCCGPSEQPVSIFSQRSARMSAHPQYSLPKIQPTIDITILKGEKGEMGERGLPGAAGKAGERGSRGLSGRKGQKGQPGPQGHPCKQLFAAFSVGRRKPLHSSDYFQHVTFDTELVNLYQHFNMFSGKFFCYVPGVYYFSLNVHTWNFKETYVHLMRNEQAVAILYAQPSDRSIMQSQSLMLDLQEGDEVWIRMFKRERENAIYSEESDLYIIFNGHLIKPALE, from the exons ATGTGGTTTTGGGTTCTGTGGTGGagtttttttcatccttttttttttttaaatctcaatttttt catttttatttccatcccTGGGAGAGGCCCTGCAGAATTCCAGACTGGCAGCGAATCCTGAAGAA TGAGCGGGACAAAGGCTCAGGAGCCCGGCACAAGTTGGTGCAAGCAAAGAAAACCAgg gaaaaattccttttgcCAAGGTTTCCTAAGGATCCAGGCGGACTTTCCGTGTTTCTCTTGGATCCCAGCacgggagctgcagcctggctggagagctgcagcagcagcagctgaggaacaGCGAGGGAAGGAAAATCCAGGGATTCTGAGGGACCAGGTGA ggaggaTGAGCTCCgtgatcctgctgctgctgctgcttcccgctGGGAATGCCGgctcccaggaggagcaggcgCTGCCCAGGCGGCGCCTGGCGTGCGTGAGGTGCTGCGGGCCCTCGGAGCAGCCCGTCTCCATCTTCTCCCAAAGGTCTGCCAGGATGAGCGCCCATCCCCAATATTCCCTGCCCAAAATCCAGCCCACCATCGACATCACCATCCTCAAAG GCGAGAAGGGCGAGATGGGCGAGCGGGGGCTCCCTGGGGCCGCGGGGAAGGCGGGAGAGCGCGGATCCCGCGGGCTGAGCGGCCGCAAGGGCCAGAAGGGCCAGCCTGgcccccagggccacccctgcaAGCAGCTCTTCGCCGCCTTCTCCGTGGGCCGCCGCaagcccctgcacagctccgACTACTTCCAGCACGTCACCTTCGACACGGAGCTCGTCAACCTCTACCAGCACTTCAACATGTTCTCCGGGAAGTTCTTCTGCTACGTGCCCGGCGTTTACTACTTCAGCCTCAACGTGCACACCTGGAATTTCAAGGAGACCTACGTGCACCTGATGAGGAACGAGCAGGCCGTGGCCATCCTGTACGCCCAGCCCAGCGACAGGAGCATCatgcagagccagagcctgaTGCTGGATCTGCAGGAAGGGGATGAGGTTTGGATCAGGATGTTcaagagggagagggaaaatgcCATTTACAGCGAGGAGTCGGATCTTTACATCATCTTCAACGGGCACCTGATCAAACCCGCCCTGGAGTAG